A DNA window from Solanum lycopersicum chromosome 3, SLM_r2.1 contains the following coding sequences:
- the LOC138337090 gene encoding pentatricopeptide repeat-containing protein At2g22410, mitochondrial-like, with amino-acid sequence MFQNSEKLPTKAFYLFTSLLVSTSLKPDSHSIVAALSACARTGDLCNGKTVHAMVYKFLNRPEPIVDNALIDMYKPHGENLVGSTFSGEIESAWKLFEEMSYRNAISWTVMIVGCVRGKEPVWALELFKRMREEGDDSLTSITIVAVLSGCADIGALDFGRSIHGYVNNTSWGMIKKDAFSWTSMILGLALHSRGRNALEFFDEMLESGVTANEITYLSVLSACSHAGLVNKGKELFNRLKNDVSCATKIEHYGCLVDLLGRAGHLDEAVRLIQQMPMKPDAVIWRSLLSASVMNRNLELAEMAAGKALELEPHDDGVYVLLWNLYNSGNMLEHASRTVKMMRDQRIKKKPGCSWIEINGILHEFMAEPSRQHVYDGIYRVLDTILKQSKLFAEALEKVTNFWCKDILEFLYFSFHMKDPFLTSGDGSFGLLIWTWEMFPAFEVELALVRYIYHPCHIFDAALVRTDVIVIIF; translated from the exons ATGTTTCAAAACAGTGAGAAACTG CCCACTAAAGCGTTTTATCTGTTCACTAGCTTACTGGTTTCAACTTCTTTAAAACCTGATTCGCATTCCATTGTTGCAGCACTCTCAGCTTGTGCCCGCACGGGAGACCTGTGTAATGGCAAAACGGTGCATGCTATGGTCTATAAATTTCTTAATCGACCTGAACCTATTGTGGATAATGCTCTGATCGATATGTATAAGCCGCACGGAGAGAATCTTGTTGGTTCGACGT TTTCTGGGGAAATCGAGTCTGCTTGGAAGTTGTTTGAGGAAATGTCCTACAGGAATGCCATCTCGTGGACTGTGATGATTGTGGGATGTGTACGTGGTAAAGAACCGGTTTGGGCATTGGAACTGTTTAAGAGAATGAGGGAGGAAGGTGATGATAGCCTGACCTCAATTACAATAGTTGCTGTGTTATCTGGTTGTGCTGATATTGGAGCTCTGGATTTTGGAAGGTCTATTCATGGATATGTAAACAATACCAGCTG GGGAATGATAAAGAAGGATGCTTTCTCGTGGACTAGTATGATTTTAGGATTGGCACTTCACAGTAGAGGAAGAAATGCCCTCGAGTTTTTTGATGAGATGTTGGAATCTGGTGTGACTGCAAATGAGATTACTTACCTCTCAGTTCTATCTGCTTGTAGCCATGCTGGATTAGTTAACAAGGGCAAAGAATTATTCAACCGGCTGAAGAATGATGTTAGTTGTGCAACTAAGATAGAACATTATGGATGTCTGGTGGACCTCCTTGGCCGTGCTGGTCATTTGGATGAAGCAGTGCGGTTAATTCAACAAATGCCAATGAAACCAGATGCTGTCATATGGAGATCACTTCTGAGTGCTTCTGTCATGAATAGAAATTTGGAATTAGCTGAAATGGCTGCCGGGAAAGCACTTGAACTAGAACCTCACGATGACGGGGTGTATGTACTACTATGGAATTTGTACAACTCTGGTAATATGTTGGAACATGCTTCCAGGACTGTGAAGATGATGAGAGATCAAAGAATCAAGAAAAAGCCTGGTTGTAGTTGGATTGAAATTAACGGAATTCTTCATGAATTTATGGCCGAACCTTCCAGACAACATGTCTATGATGGTATTTACAGGGTGTTAGATACAATTCTAAAGCAATCAAAACTTTTTGCAGAAGCtcttgaaaaagtcacaaactTCTGGTGCAAG GATATACTGGAGTTCCTATATTTCTCATTCCACATGAAAGACCCCTTTCTCACATCAGGGGATGGATCCTTTGGTCTTCTTATATGGACTTGGGAAATGTTCCCCGCTTTTGAGGTTGAGTTAGCCCTGGTGCGCTATATCTATCACCCCTGTCATATATTTGATGCAGCACTTGTTCGAACAGATGTAATCGTAATTATATTctaa
- the LOC104646134 gene encoding putative F-box/kelch-repeat protein At1g20790, with translation MADNVMESKIDVFGEIFSRLPLNCVVQCKLLNQNFRSMISNSEFAQLLLQRHKNTSTQLIYTEYDGGARRRFNKFSLNPITQLESSIPDYMDILASCNGLILIDFELVSRYCVFNPVTGEHQLIPYPMPYPNGIGKIGLAVDYPNPDQYKLVTVSSFFENSYRLYKFHLLSSEQPGLWREIQLRTNNVQSLAYGSRAVYWRGSLYFLRTDGSVLAFDTNKEEAILIDRPEFLDNFDLTYGKILIGQSKWLGKAQGLLTLVCVYRMHIVIATYGSTKRRWTVSHKFANFILGPQGFIHGFPLWIENKHVSFLVQRPLTLNYDLYEHNININGYEHAAVLHGVNSLMYYFHPTLASAHHTPSDDIDADDQELIDANLDDIRRFIIEDIPFPEESSSESSSSSSSEGEEEEGEEEEAAAAAEGGEEEIV, from the exons ATGGCAGATAATGTTATGGAATCTAAGATAGATGTCTTTGGGGAGATCTTCTCCCGCTTGCCCTTGAATTGTGTGGTTCAATGTAAACTTTTAAACCAGAATTTTAGAAGTATGATTTCTAATTCTGAGTTTGCCCAATTATTGCTCCAACGTCATAAAAACACTTCTACACAACTCATCTATACAGAATATGATGGAGGAGCACGAAGAAGATTCAACAAATTCTCCTTAAACCCAATCACTCAACTTGAGTCGAGTATACCTGATTATATGGATATATTGGCCTCATGTAATGGTCTCATTCTCATTGACTTTGAACTAGTCAGTCGTTACTGTGTTTTTAATCCCGTGACTGGAGAGCACCAATTGATACCATACCCAATGCCCTATCCAAATGGTATAGGAAAAATAGGTCTAGCGGTTGATTACCCGaatccagatcaatacaaattGGTAACCGTCAGTAGCTTTTTTGAAAATTCCTACAGGTTATACAAATTTCACCTACTTTCATCGGAGCAACCTGGCTTGTGGCGAGAAATCCAACTGAGAACCAATAATGTCCAATCTTTAGCTTATGGTAGTCGAGCTGTTTATTGGCGCGGTTCTCTGTATTTCCTTAGAACGGACGGTAGTGTTTTAGCTTTTGATACGAATAAAGAAGAGGCTATACTAATTGACCGTCCTGAGTTTCTTGATAATTTTGATCTCACCTATGGTAAAATTTTGATTGGTCAGAGTAAATGGCTAGGGAAGGCGCAAGGTTTACTTACCCTTGTATGCGTTTACAGAATGCACATAGTCATTGCTACTTATGGCAGTACAAAGAGACGTTGGACGGTTTCCCACAAATTTGCCAACTTTATTTTAGGTCCGCAAGGCTTTATTCATGGCTTCCCATTATGGATCGAAAACAAGCATGTGTCTTTTCTGGTACAACGTCCCTTGACACTGAATTATGATCTATACGAGcataatattaatatcaatGGGTACGAACATGCTGCAGTGTTGCACGGAGTTAATTCTCTAATGTATTACTTCCATCCAACGTTAGCTAGTGCCCATCACACACCCTCTGATGATATAGATGCTGATGATCAGGAGCTTATCGATGCAAATTTGGATGACATCAGAAGATTTATCATCGAAG ATATTCCCTTCCCAGAAGAAAGTTCATCtgaatcatcatcatcgtcgtcgtcagagggagaagaagaagaaggagaagaagaagaagcagcaGCGGCAGCAGaaggaggagaagaagaaataGTGTAA
- the LOC101258336 gene encoding putative receptor-like protein kinase At3g47110 has protein sequence MEVFVASFNFHAFLAIHAVFLVFLFSFSLQHAASAAFLGNETDKLALLGFKSQITEDPSRVFVSWNDSVPFCQWTGVKCGLRHVRVIRLNLKGLRLAGTISDHLGNLSFLNSLDLAENAFHDKIPQQLGRLPRLQYLNLSFNYLTGEIPVNLSHCVKLKSLVLEQNTLVGKIPYQVGSLTKLVKLYLRNNNLTGIIPGSIGNLTSLEELYLSYNNLEGEVTASLARLTKLRLLGLSVNSLSGEFPPPLYNLSSLELISLSLNNFSGNLRSDLGNYFPNLQILYLANCQFIGSIPSSLANASKLLELDFPVNNFTGNIPKSFGNLRNLLWLNVWSNRLGYGKHDDLDFVNSLTNCSSLQMLHFGSNQFGGTLPHSVGNLSSQLQRLLFSENRIGGSIPREISNLVNLNLLDIGSNNFIGSIPDSIGRVINLGALNLGNNLLTGVIPFSIGNLTELVYLYLGLNRLEGNIPSTLGNCNQLLRLGFSENNLTGTIPQQLFALSSLTDILASYNSLTGELPVYIGNWSHLTYLDFSHNNLSGMIPQTLGKCLALGEIYMKGNSLQGTIPNLEDLPDLQSLDLSLNNLSGPIPHFIANLTSLHYLNLSFNNLEGEVPVTGIFSNLSADVLSGNSKLCGGIQELHLQSCVYQKTRKKHVLALKFILTIVFAASFSILSLLLVFLCWRRNLNNQPAPEDRSKSAHFYPNISYEELRTATGGFSSENLIGSGSFGTVYKGTFPSDGTVVAVKVLKLQHEGASKSFLAECQALRNIRHRNLVKVISVCSSSDFNGNDFKALVFQFMPKGNLDEWLHPENEMHEKSSLTILQRMNIIIDVASALHYLHHECQTPMIHCDIKPQNILLDEDLTAHLGDFGLVRLVPEFSNESVLHQFSSLGVLGTIGYAAPEYGMGSKVSIVGDMYSFGILILEIFTGRRPTDTLFQASSTLHHFVETALPEKVTEILDKTAFQDEMSKATCLEEYWGNIKKEQMECLVGILEIGVACSAESPRDRLTMTQVYSKLTLIREKFYKGQIEAPSYK, from the exons ATGGAAGTTTTCGTAGCGAGTTTTAATTTCCACGCCTTTCTAGCTATCCATGCTGTGTTTCTTGTGTTCTTATTCTCATTTTCTCTCCAACATGCTGCATCAGCTGCTTTTCTTGGCAATGAAACTGATAAACTTGCCTTACTTGGATTCAAGTCCCAAATAACTGAGGATCCATCAAGAGTTTTTGTCTCTTGGAATGATTCTGTTCCTTTCTGTCAGTGGACTGGAGTAAAATGTGGCCTGAGACACGTAAGAGTCATCCGTTTGAATCTCAAAGGGCTGAGGCTGGCAGGTACTATCTCAGATCATCTTGGAAATCTCTCTTTTCTCAATTCTCTTGACCTTGCAGAAAATGCCTTCCATGACAAAATTCCTCAACAACTCGGCAGGCTGCCAAGGCTTCAATACCTGAATTTGAGTTTTAACTATCTAACAGGAGAAATTCCAGTTAATCTATCACATTGTGTGAAACTCAAGAGCCTTGTCCTGGAACAAAACACTCTAGTGGGAAAGATTCCTTACCAAGTTGGATCTTTAACGAAGTTAGTGAAATTGTACCTCAGAAATAACAACCTGACAGGAATCATTCCAGGTTCTATTGGAAATCTTACATCTCTAGAGGAGCTGTATTTATCGTACAACAATCTAGAGGGAGAAGTGACAGCTTCTTTAGCTCGATTAACCAAGTTGAGGCTTCTTGGACTGTCAGTAAATAGCTTATCTGGGGAGTTCCCTCCTCCATTGTACAATTTGTCATCCCTGGAACTTATATCACTTTCCCTTAACAACTTTTCTGGTAATCTCAGATCCGATTTAGGCAACTATTTCCCTAATCTCCAGATACTTTACTTGGCAAACTGTCAATTCATTGGTTCCATACCATCCTCTTTGGCCAATGCTTCCAAGTTGCTAGAGCTTGATTTTCCTGTAAACAATTTCACTGGAAATATACCTAAGAGTTTTGGTAACTTGCGGAATTTGTTGTGGCTCAATGTTTGGAGTAATCGTCTTGGATATGGTAAGCATGATGACCTTGACTTTGTAAATTCTCTTACCAACTGCAGCAGCCTACAAATGCTCCATTTTGGAAGCAATCAGTTTGGAGGTACATTACCCCATTCAGTAGGCAACCTTTCTAGCCAGTTACAACGCTTACTTTTCTCCGAAAACAGAATTGGTGGAAGCATACCAAGGGAGATATCAAACCTGGTGAATTTGAATCTACTCGACATTGGCTCCAACAATTTTATAGGTAGTATTCCAGATTCTATTGGAAGAGTTATAAACTTGGGAGCTCTCAACTTGGGTAACAATCTCTTGACAGGGGTAATCCCTTTTTCAATAGGAAACCTCACTGAACTCGTCTATCTTTATTTGGGACTTAACAGGTTAGAGGGTAACATACCTTCAACATTGGGAAACTGTAACCAACTGCTAAGATTAGGATTTTCTGAAAACAATCTGACAGGAACTATACCACAACAACTTTTTGCGCTCTCATCCCTCACAGATATTTTAGCATCTTATAACTCTTTGACTGGTGAGTTACCGGTGTATATTGGTAACTGGAGTCATCTTACTTACCTTGATTTTTCTCACAACAACCTTTCGGGTATGATTCCACAAACACTTGGAAAATGCTTGGCATTGGGGGAGATTTATATGAAGGGAAACTCTCTCCAAGGAACCATTCCCAATTTAGAAGATCTGCCAGATCTCCAATCCTTGGATCTTTCCCTAAATAACCTATCAGGGCCAATCCCTCACTTTATTGCAAATCTTACTTCTTTACACTACTTGAACTTATCTTTTAACAATCTAGAGGGTGAGGTTCCTGTCACCggaatattttcaaatttgagcGCAGATGTATTAAGTGGAAACTCCAAGCTTTGTGGTGGGATTCAAGAGCTTCATTTACAGTCTTGTGTTTATCAAAAGACACGGAAGAAGCATGTGCTTGCTCTCAAGTTTATTTTGACAATTGTTTTTGCTGCTTCATTTTCAATCCTATCCTTGTTATTAGTTTTCCTTTGTTGGAGAAGAAATTTGAACAATCAACCAGCACCGGAAGATAGGTCTAAATCTGCGCATTTCTACCCCAATATTTCGTATGAAGAGCTCCGCACTGCAACAGGTGGATTTTCTTCTGAAAATCTTATTGGCTCTGGCAGTTTTGGAACTGTTTATAAGGGAACTTTTCCCTCTGATGGAACGGTCGTTGCTGTGAAGGTACTCAAACTCCAGCATGAAGGTGCTTCAAAAAGCTTCTTAGCAGAATGCCAAGCATTGAGAAACATAAGGCACCGGAACCTTGTCAAGGTCATCAGTGTATGCTCAAGTTCTGATTTCAACGGAAATGACTTTAAAGCTTTAGTCTTTCAGTTCATGCCAAAAGGGAACTTGGACGAATGGCTACATCCAGAAAATGAGATGCATGAGAAGAGTAGCTTGACCATACTTCAGAGAATGAACATCATAATAGATGTGGCCTCTGCACTTCATTATCTTCATCATGAGTGCCAAACACCCATGATTCACTGTGATATAAAACCACAGAACATTCTTCTTGACGAAGATCTCACCGCTCATTTGGGTGATTTTGGTTTGGTGAGACTCGTTCCTGAATTCAGTAATGAATCGGTTCTACATCAGTTTAGCTCACTTGGAGTTCTAGGAACCATTGGCTATGCAGCTCCAG AATACGGCATGGGTAGTAAGGTCTCCATTGTAGGAGACATGTACAGTTTTGGTATCCTAATATTGGAGATATTCACTGGAAGAAGACCCACAGACACTTTGTTCCAAGCAAGCTCTACCCTCCACCACTTTGTCGAAACAGCATTGCCAGAGAAAGTTACGGAGATTCTAGACAAAACAGCTTTTCAAGATGAGATGAGTAAAGCAACCTGCCTCGAAGAATACTGGGGCAATATCAAGAAAGAACAGATGGAATGCTTGGTTGGCATACTCGAGATCGGTGTTGCATGTTCAGCTGAATCCCCAAGAGACAGATTGACCATGACACAAGTTTACAGTAAGTTGACACTAATAAGAGAAAAATTCTACAAAGGGCAGATTGAGGCACCAAGCTATAAGTGA
- the LOC104646136 gene encoding putative F-box/kelch-repeat protein At1g20790 translates to MANTSKPDVDVLRVIMSRMPLKVIVQYKLLSTEVRNLISHDAEFAQILSKRYKDSSTQLIYTVYNGWSERNSFYKISLDPITQSVSTIPDEVDILASCNGLILIDFEIVSRYCVFNPITGEHQLIPYPNALPNNNIERTGLAVEYPKADRYKLVTISKLEENSNLFYKFRLLSSQQPGMWREIQLRTPFVSFCVGSPHVYWGDSLYWLRKDGSVLAFDTKREEATLIDRPEFLDRDYGKIFSGQDLWIGTARGLLTLVCIFRTCIVIANFDSVNRCWMAPRTMDNFVLNEQGSLNGCPVWIDSKCVSFLVQNPQARHYDLYEYDTNTNTYQNVAALNRFNARMYCYHPTLASVHSTPDNDVAVDKQEYIAENLNDIKRFIIEGIPIEEESSSSSSSSSEEEAFEDEGGEFEDEEEAFEGEEFGGEEEAGGGGDD, encoded by the exons ATGGCAAATACTTCAAAACCTGATGTCGATGTTCTTAGAGTGATTATGTCCCGTATGCCTTTGAAAGTAATTGTTCAATATAAACTTCTATCAACGGAAGTTAGAAATTTGATTTCTCATGATGCTGAGTTTGCCCAAATTTTGTCCAAACGTTATAAAGACTCTTCTACACAACTCATCTATACAGTGTATAATGGGTGGTCAGAACGAAATAGTTTCTACAAAATCTCCTTAGACCCAATCACTCAATCTGTGTCGACTATACCCGATGAAGTTGATATTTTGGCCTCATGTAATGGTCTCATTCTCATTGACTTTGAAATAGTTAGTCGTTACTGTGTTTTCAATCCCATTACTGGAGAGCACCAATTAATACCATACCCAAATGCTTTGCCAAATAACAATATTGAAAGGACTGGCCTCGCGGTTGAGTACCCGAAAGCAGATCGCTACAAATTGGTAACCATCAGTAAGTTGGAGGAAAATTCCAACTTGTTCTACAAGTTTCGCCTACTTTCATCACAGCAACCAGGCATGTGGCGCGAAATCCAACTGAGGACTCCTTTTGTATCATTTTGTGTTGGTAGTCCACATGTTTATTGGGGTGATTCTCTGTACTGGCTCAGAAAGGACGGTAGTGTTCTAGCATTTGATACTAAGAGAGAAGAGGCTACACTAATTGACCGTCCTGAGTTTCTGGACAGGGATTATGGTAAAATTTTCAGTGGTCAGGATTTATGGATAGGGACAGCGCGAGGTTTACTTACCCTTGTATGCATTTTCAGAACGTGCATAGTCATTGCTAATTTTGACAGTGTAAACAGATGTTGGATGGCTCCCCGCACTATGGACAACTTTGTTTTAAATGAGCAAGGCAGTTTGAATGGCTGTCCAGTCTGGATCGATAGCAAGTGTGTGTCTTTTCTGGTACAGAATCCCCAGGCACGGCATTATGATCTATACGAGTATGATACTAATACCAACACGTACCAAAATGTTGCAGCGTTGAACAGATTCAATGCTCGCATGTATTGCTACCATCCAACGTTAGCTTCTGTCCATAGCACACCCGACAATGATGTAGCGGTTGATAAACAGGAGTATATTGCTGAAAATTTGAATGATATTAAAAGATTTATCATCGAAG GTATTCCCATTGAAGAAgaatcatcctcatcatcatcatcatcatcagagGAAGAAGCATTTGAAGATGAAGGAGGAGAatttgaagatgaagaagaagcaTTTGAAGGAGAAGAATTtggaggagaagaagaagcagGAGGAGGAGGAGACGATTGA